TTTTCGTCGGAAGTGCCTTGCAGGCCCCCCATGCTGCCGGCCTCGCTGTGCAAGTTGGGGAAGCTGCCTTCCAGCAGGTACGTGAGCAGGGCAAACAGCTCGACCAGTGGTTTAGCCGTGTTATGGAAGCACTGGCGGCCATCGGCTCCCACGTAGCCGTCGCTGTCGAGCAAACCGTCGCGCAGGCCTCGCAGATACTCGGGGTTACCGCACAGGTATTCGGTGGGCAGGTGCTTTTCTTCACGCTTGCCAAAGCGGGCCAGCAGGCGCGTCCAGGGCAGGGAATACAGGTGCACGTTGATGAGGTTGCCTTTTTTGGTCAGTACTTCACTGCCCGCGAAGCCTACCACCTGCTCTAAACACCGCTGCAGCTTTTGCACAATGACGGTTTCGTGCGCCGCAAAGTACCACGACACGTGACCGATTTCGCTTTTGCCATTGGTATTTAGGAAAGCATGGCCGTCGCCGAGAAAGGTGCCGAACAGGTAGCCTGTCTCGTAGGAGTCGGTGACAATGGGCTGGTAACGTGTCAATTGTCGGGGCCGCACGGCGTAGTTGGCCAGTTGGTCGGTGAAGTGCTCAGGCCACTCAAAAGCTATTTGGCGGGGCAGCAAAAAGGTGTCCCTGCCGGCTTCGGCTACTTCCTTCCAGCGCAGCTTGCTTTCGCCAAAGCGGGTCGGCTTTTGCAGAATAGCGGCGTAGCCTTTGGAGGCCACCGCCTCGGCATTGACCGTGCTCAGGTCGCCCACCCAGAACTGGTGGTCGGGTGTGACAATCGTCTCTTCCAGGCTGTGGACGTGGCGCACGGCCATTACGTCCCGCACACCGGTGCACCAAGCTTTCAGCACCGTTACAGGCTGCCCGTGCATGTTGATAACCCGGTCGCCGGGCTGTACCAGCTCAATATTCTGGTAGGTACCATTGGCCATGAGCACGCGCGTGCCAGCTGCAAAGCAGCCCGGCCCCACGCCCACCTTCACGGCGTCGGCGCCGGCGTCGGCCAGGGCGCGGGCCCCTTCGGCGGTGGCCACGTTGCCGGCAATAACTTCCAGCTTCGGAAACTGCTGCTTGATGCTGCGCACGGCGTCGAGCACGCCTTTGCTGTGACCGTGGGCGGTGTCCACGCTCACCACATCCACGCCAGCCTCCACCAGGGCCGCAATCCGGTCGAGCAGGTCGGGGGTGACGCCCACGGCCGCGCCCACGCGCAGGCGGCCAAACTCGTCTTTGCAGGCATTGGGGGTGCGGCGGCGCTTCCGGATGTCTTTGTAGGTAATCAGCCCCACCAGCCGGCCGTCCGGGTCCACCACCGGCAGCTTCTCCACCTTCGATTCCTGCAAAATGTCCTCGGCGTGGGCCAGCTCGGTGCCCGCCTGGGCCGTCACAAGCTGGTCGCGGGTCATCACCTCGGCCACCGGGCGGGTCAGGTCCTTCTCGAAGCGCAGGTCGCGGTTGGTGAGGATGCCTTTGAGGCGGCGCTGGCCGTCCACAATCGGAATGCCGCCAATCTTATTGTCCCGCATCAGCTTCTTGGCGTCTTGCAGGGTGGCGGTTTCTTCCAACGTAAACGGGTCGAGGATCATGCCGCTTTCCGAGCGTTTGACGCGCCGTACCAGAGCGGCCTGGGCCCGGATGCTCATGTTCTTGTGGATGATGCCGATGCCGCCTTCCTGGGCCATGGCAATGGCCATTTCGGCCTCGGTCACGGTGTCCATGGCCGCCGACACGAAGGGGAGCTGTAGCCGGATGTTGCGGGTAAGCTGAGAGCTGGGGTCGGCGTCGCGGGGCAGGGTTTCGGAGTACCCCGGCACCAGCAGAACGTCGTCGTAGGTAAGCGCCTCAAAGGCAATTTTGGCAGCGTGGTCGGCCATGGCAACAAGAAGGTTAGGTGGTTCTTATTGCCGGGCAAAAGTACGGCGAATAATCGGGTTTCCAGCCTTACTCTGCTGATGGGCAAGCAAAAGCCACAAAAAGATAATTCCGCCGAGAAGTTGCCGGCCGATGGAAAACACCCGGCTGGTTTTTGGAGTTAGACAGAGCTATCCACCTTTGTGGATAGATTCTTTCATCTTCTGATTTCTATGGCGACTTCCACCCCCAAACACTGGTTTATTACGGGCGTCAGCACCGGCTTTGGCAAGGAGCTGGCCGCCTACTGCCTGGAGCACGGCGACAAAGTGGCCGCCACTTTCCGCCAGCAACACCAAGCCGACGAATTCACGCAGCAAGCCAACGGCCAGGGCGTGGGTGTGGTCTGCGACGTGACCGATGAGCAGCAGGTACAGCGGGCTGTGCAGCAGGCCATTGAAGCCCTGGGCCACCTCGACGTTATCGTGAACAACGCGGGCTACGGCTCCCTGGGCAGCATCGAGGAGGTGCCGGCCGCCGAGGTGCAGCGCCAGTTCGACGTGAATGTATTTGGGCCCCTGCACGTGCTGCGGGCCGTGCTGCCCCACCTGCGCCAGCGCCGCAGCGGGCACGTGCTCAACATTACCAGCATTGGCGGGCTCAAAACGTTTCCGGGCGTGGGCATCTACAACGCCAGCAAGTTTGCCCTCGAAGCCATCGGCGAGAGTTTGGCCCAGCAGGTAGGGCCGCTGGGCATCAAGGTCACCAACATCGAGCCCAGCGGCTTCCGTACCGACTGGGCCGGGCGCTCGGCCAGCTACGTCGACACGCAGATTGAGGACTACCGCGCTACCGTGGGCGAAAACCTGCGCGGCATTCAGGGCTACAGCGGCAAGCAGCCCGGCGACCCGCAGCGCGCCGCCCGCATCATGTTTGACGTGGTGCGCCAGGAAAATCCGCCCCTGCACCTGCCCCTGGGCAAAGCCGCCGTGAAAGGCGCCCGTGAGAAGTTCACCGCCCTGCTCGACGAGCTGGCCCGCGCGGCCGACCTGGGCGACTCGGCCGACTTTCCGGCCGGCGAGTAGCCTGTCCAAAACCCATAAAAAGAGCCCCGCAGCGCGCAGCTGCGGGGCTCTTTTATGCGTATGCCGGACGCAAACGAGCCAGCTAGAACCGGGCCCCGATGCCCAGCTGAAGCTCCCGGATGCGGTACTCCGCCTCGTAGGTGTAAGGGCCGTTCAGCAGGCCCTCGAAGCGCGACGCCCCCGGAATAAGCACGTTGTAAGGCGTGTCGGAAGCAGTAACGGAAAGCAGCAGCCGGTCGGTGGTGAAGTAAATGCCCGGCTGCAAATAGGTATAGCTGTACCCGTCGCGGCTAAGATTAATCATTTGGCCTACCGCTACGCCGGGCATCAACTGGCCCGATTGCCCTAGCTTAACCCGGTAATACAGGCCCCAGTCGACGCGGGCGCGAGTCAGCAGGCGGCTGATGTGCTCATTATCGTAGGCCGTAATGGTGCTGTTAATCACTCGTTGGGTGTAGCCAGTTCTGTAATTCAGATGCTGCATGTCTAGCCCTGCCGTGCCCGAGAGCAGCACGCGTTCCGACAAGGGCGTAAAGGTCTTCACCTGTAGGTAACCCGAAAATGTGTCGCGCACCTTCACTTTCCGTTCGTCGGCCGAAAAAAGAGAGGGATTACCCTGCGGGCTGTAGGAACTGCTGGAGGCCTGGGTGCGAAACTGGCTGATTTTGGGGCCGGCCTCAAAGTAGAACTGCCATTTGGAGGCTTCCTGGGCAGATGCGGAAGTGGCGGCCAGGCAGCCTAGTGCCAGTACGGTAAGCGTCTTTTGCATAGTAGAAGCAGAGGAAAGTGAATGAGCGGCGATAAGCCAAAGATTGCGCTTGCTAGTTGTATAAGAGCAGACCTGCTGTACAAAACTCGAAAAAAGTTTGCTTAAAGTCATACTCCTGTCTGGTTGGGAGACGCCTGCTATTTGCCATAACTTTTGGCCGAAAACGCCTCGTGTCTTGACCGCCAGCTCTGTAGGCTGCCCCTAATCCCCGCTTCCGTGCCTCTTCCTACCAACGACCTCGTAATTTCTTCCTGGGCTGAGCTTCAGGAAGCCTTGTTTCGCGACACGTGGGACGCGCATATTGGGCGGTTTCGCTCGCCGTTTGTGTACCGGGGCCTGCGCTCCAAAGACTGGTCGCTGACCACCAGCCTCCAGCGCCTGGGCGGCGAGTACCACACCCTGGAAAACCACCTGCTGCGCAACTTCCGCAAGTACGGCCGCGACTTTTCGCAGCCGGGCACGTCGGTGTGGAACTGGCTGGCCCTGGCCCAGCACCACGGCCTGCCCACCCGCCTGCTCGACTGGACCTACTCGCCCTACGTGGCCCTGCACTTCGCCACCGACGACCTCGACGCCTACGACCAGGACGGCGTTATCTGGGCCATTGACTATGTAAAAGCCGCCGAATCGTTGCCGCCGCGCCTGCGCGACGCCCTGCGCCGGGAGGGCTCCAACGTGTTTACCCCGGAGCTGCTGGAGCCGCTGTGCCCCACCCTGCGCGACCTGGAAGACCTGCAAGACCAAGCGTTTCTGCTGTTTCTGGAGCCGCCTTCCCTGGATGCCCGCATCGTGCATCAGTATGCCCTGTTTTCCTTGATGAATACGGCCCAGGCTCATCTGCATTCCTGGCTGCAAGCCCACCCCGAGCTGTTCTTCCGCATCGTCCTGCCGGCCGGCCTGAAGTGGGAGGTGCGCGACAAGCTCGATCAGGCCAATATCACCGAACGGGTACTGTTTCCCGGCCTCGGCGGCCTCAGCCGCTGGCTGCACCGCCACTACACGCCCACTAATCTAAATGAGTGACTGAGTAGATGAGTGAATGAGTGAAGAGAAGAACAGACCGTCATGCTGAGCGCAGCCGAAGGCGAAGTAGAAGCATCTCTACCGTTGGCTAATCTTAATCGTGAGGACGAAGCAACCATCCGCAACAAAGCGGGAGAGATGCTTCGGCAAGCTCAGCATGACGGTCTATTTTCATTCATTTTTCACATTTCTCACATTCCGCCACATTCCCCACATTCAAAGCCCATTTTGCTTCTTCGTGCCGCGGATGGGCTGGGCTTCCAAAGGGTTTTCGGGCCAGTGGTGCTTGGGGTAGCGGCCGCGCAGGTCTTTGCGCACGGCGAAGTAGCTGCTGGTCCAGAAGCTACGCAGGTCGCGCGTGACCTGGGCCGGCCGGTAGCCCGGCGACAACAGGTGCAGGGTGAGCGGCACCCGGCCGCCGGCCACGGTGGGCGTATCGAGCAGGCCGAACACCTCTTGCAGGCGCACGGCCAGCACGGGCGCGGCCGGGTCCTGGTAGTCGAGGCGGATGCGGGAGCCGGTGGGCACTTCGAGGTGGGAAGGTGCTAGTCGGTCCAGCTCCTGACGCTGGGCCCAGCCGCCGGGCAGCAGCCCCAGCAGCGCCTCGCCCAGGTCCACCCGCCCCAGTTCCGTCCACGACCGGACGCCGCCCAGGTGCGGCGCCAGCCACTCCGGCAGCGCCGCCAGCAAGGCCTCATCCGACACGTCGGGCCAAGTGTCAGCTTCAGGAAAAGTGTAGTGCAGAAACGCCAGCCGCTGCCGCAGCTGCGTGGCGGCCTCGCTCCAGGGCAGCCGCCCGATGCCTGCCGCCCGGATGGCGTCGAGCAAGGCGGCCGTTACGGCGTCGGCGTCGGGGGAGGGGAGGGCCGTGTCGGCCAGCAACAGGGCACCCAGGCGGCGCAGGCGCCGGGCCGTGACGCGGCCGGCGGCTTCGTCCCAACGCACCTCGTCGCGGCCCTCGATTTGCCCGGCAAAATGCTCTTCCAGCTCTGCCCGGCTCAGGGGCGCGGCCAGGCCGGCACGGGGCTGGGCGGCTAGGCCGTCGAGTGCCGCCACGGCGAAAAACATGTCCTGTTGGCTGAAAAACTCGGCCGGCAGCGTGGCCCGCTGCCCACTCACCAGGCGCACCCGCTCGGGCGTTTCGCGCTGGGCCAGGCGGTCGGGGTAGGCCAGGGCCGCCAGCAGGCCGGCCACGTCGGGCTCGAGGGTGCCGCCCGCCACGCCGGCCCGACTGCGCAGCACGGCGGCGGCTTCGCGCACCCGCCGCACCCCGGCCGCATCGGGCACGAGGCCGGGCAGCGGGGC
This region of Hymenobacter sp. YIM 151500-1 genomic DNA includes:
- a CDS encoding oxidoreductase, whose protein sequence is MATSTPKHWFITGVSTGFGKELAAYCLEHGDKVAATFRQQHQADEFTQQANGQGVGVVCDVTDEQQVQRAVQQAIEALGHLDVIVNNAGYGSLGSIEEVPAAEVQRQFDVNVFGPLHVLRAVLPHLRQRRSGHVLNITSIGGLKTFPGVGIYNASKFALEAIGESLAQQVGPLGIKVTNIEPSGFRTDWAGRSASYVDTQIEDYRATVGENLRGIQGYSGKQPGDPQRAARIMFDVVRQENPPLHLPLGKAAVKGAREKFTALLDELARAADLGDSADFPAGE
- a CDS encoding FRG domain-containing protein codes for the protein MPLPTNDLVISSWAELQEALFRDTWDAHIGRFRSPFVYRGLRSKDWSLTTSLQRLGGEYHTLENHLLRNFRKYGRDFSQPGTSVWNWLALAQHHGLPTRLLDWTYSPYVALHFATDDLDAYDQDGVIWAIDYVKAAESLPPRLRDALRREGSNVFTPELLEPLCPTLRDLEDLQDQAFLLFLEPPSLDARIVHQYALFSLMNTAQAHLHSWLQAHPELFFRIVLPAGLKWEVRDKLDQANITERVLFPGLGGLSRWLHRHYTPTNLNE